TTAGCGGTAAAGTTCAGAATTTCCTTGCCTAATATTTATAGGGATTAGTCTCAATTCCCTACTTATTTACCTTTCTTTTTCTATTAGATACTTTTTTAGTTTCAATTCTCTTAGTTTTTTCTCAGCTTTATTTTTACCCATTATGTATCCAATGGGATATATTATAATATAGATTATGGCACAAAATAAAACAGCGTTTTGATATTCCCAATTTTCTATCATTGGTCTCCTTCCTCTTCGTCCTGGAATAAAGGGAAATAAAAAGGAGAAGACAAAACCACCAAAGATTCCCCAAGGAATCTTTTTTTGCATTCGTTTTAATTTATCCTGATAATTTATTATTTCGGCATTAATATTTTCAATTTCCTTATCCTCAATCAAAGCATTATTTCAGTTAACCATTAATTACTCAACAACCTCCGCTTTTTGAATATAAATGTTCTGCGAAGGCCAATCCCCCTTGCCAACGGGCTGACGATTTATCTCATCAACCACGTCCATCCCTTCTATGACCTTCCCGAACGGGGTAAAGTCACCATCTAAATGATAAGAGCCAGGTTTGGTCACTACAATAAAAAACTCGTAGGGAGAAGCTAACATATGTGGGTTATTTATCTCGCTACTGGGCATGGATACGGTTCCACGATGATGCCTGTAACCCTTTCTGGTATCAGGAGGTAAGAGGTATCGTCCAATGTCCCTTCGTTTTTGAGCTGTTTTTTTGTCGTCAGAATTTCCACCTTGAATTATAAAATCTTTGACCACTCTATGAAACTGAGTATAGTCGAAATATCCTTTTTTCGTAAGATAGATGAAGTTTGCTTTATGATAGGGCACATTATCGTAGAGTTGAATCACAAAACTTCCAAATTTAGTGGTCATTTTAACTTTGGTGGTTTTTAAGTTTTGCTGGTATTCAAAAAAGAAATCAATGGCATTTTCTTCGGTAAGCTTAAAGGTATCCTTTTGAATTTCAGATACGAGCTTTTCTTCTTTCCGTTTTACGGAATCTATTGTCGTAACGGGCTGTTTTGCATCAGATTCTGATTTCTTCGGACTATCTTTACATCCTGAACAAAGAATCGATAAAGCGGTAATTGTCAGAAAGTAATATAGTAAGCGCATGAATTTTAGCATTTTTGAAGCAAGGTTATCAAAAATAAAAAATCTCTCGCTACCAGGCGAGGCATCACACTTTAAAATGGCGCCCGAGGAGCGAATCGAAGAACTTTTAAAAGATAAGTTCAAGAAGAAAAATCTAAGAAAAGCGGCTGTGATGGCACTTTTTTACCCAGATGCGAACCATGAAACTAAAATACTTTGCATTCTTAGAAAAACGTATAAGGGAGTACATTCCAACCAGGTGGCCTTTCCCGGAGGAAAGGTTGAAACTACGGATAGGGACTTGATGGAAACCGCTTTGAGGGAGACCCATGAAGAAGTAGGGGTACACCCAAGTAATGTAAATGTGATTTCGGAAATTACCAAGGTCTATATTCCACCCAGTAATTTTGAGGTACAACCTTTCATTGGTCTTTATCCTAGTCCCAAACCATTTGTGATACAAGAATCTGAAGTGGAGGCACTACTGGAAATTTCTTTAGTAGATTTCTTACAAGACCACAATGTAGTCTCAAAAAAATTAAGCACTTCGTATGCTTCCGAGATGGAAGTACCTGCCTTTAAACTAAACGATTACATCGTATGGGGAGCTACGGCAATGATGATGAGCGAGATAAAAGACTTGTTGAAGCAGGTGTTATAAAACTCTATTTACTACTTTAGCGTCTATGGGATTATTCAAGAAAAACCCTTTTGGGCATAACCTATTTCTAAAAAAGTGGCTTATACGTGTTCTAGCGTTACTCTCGCACCAACGTTATAAACGCTTTAATACTTTGGATATTGAGGGTTCGGAAATTATAAGGGGTCTCCCGGACACGAACGTGCTTTTCGTGAGTAATCATCAAACTTATTTCGCAGATGTGGTCGCCATGTTCCATGTCTTTAATGCTAGTTTAAGTGGCAGGGAAGATTCCATTAAAAACCTAGGATATATTTGGCAGCCCAAATTAAATATGTATTACGTGGCCGCTGCAGAGACCATGAAGAAGAGTCTACTTACCAAAATTTTGGCCTACGCAGGGTCTATAAGTGTTCAGCGAACATGGAGGTCAGAAGGCCAAGATGTGAACAGACAGGTAAAAATGAGTGATATTTCAAATATCGGAACCGCTTTGGAAGATGGGTGGGTAATTACTTTTCCGCAAGGAACTACAACACCTTGGAAGCCACTTAGAAAAGGCACGGCCCACATTATCAAAAAATATAAGCCCTTAGTGGTACCGGTGGTCATAGATGGTTTTCGCCGTTCATTTGATAAGAAAGGATTACGGGTTAAGAAAAAAGGTATTCTACAATCTATGGTTATCAAGGAGCCGTTGGAAATCGATTACGAAAACGAATCTACCGAGGCCATCATTGAAAAATTAGAATACGCCATAGAGCAGCACCCGTCTTTTCTAAAAGTGATTTCGGAAAAGGAACTATTGGCCTACGAGGAAGAAAATAAAATGCGCAAATGGCGCAACGGTTAAACTTCCAGCTGCTTTAATTCTTTGTAGTTTTTATTCAGTTTACGTAATAGCAGACCATATAACAAGAAATATACTCCGCCCATAAACAGCGTTAATAAGACTCCAAAAATACCAATGGTAAGCATTAACGTAATCCTTAGTTTTTCTGGGGATACTTTGTCCAAACCATCCTTTAACTCCGGAAATGCTGCGGCAATATCTTCACTTAGGTAAATACCGATGACCATGACCATTATAGTCACCATAATCATGGAGAGGGAAAAAATAACATAGTGTTTCACCGTTCTTCTGGTCTTGATAATTTTCTTCATTAAATTCTTCGAACTATCCAATACGGATATTTCCTTGAACCGCTGATAGAACTGAAAAATGAAATACGCTGCAATACCGTAGGAGAAAATAGAAAGACCAAATAAATATTTGGATACGCCGATGTTTTCATAAACCTGCAAACCATCTTGCCAAGAAGGTACGAGATATAATAGGTGCGGTAGTGTAAATTCAAGAATACTTATGGTCAAAATCCACTTCACAATAGAAGATGATTTCTTCCAAATCATTTTATGAATTTCGGTATAGGATAGCTTAGGCACGGCAATTTCCTTCTTTTGCCAGTCTTTTTTTAATAATTCCAATTCATCCGTCATAACCTTATGGATTCAAAATGGTTCTTAATTTGTTTTTGATACGGTTCATCTTAACTCTGGCATTTACTTCTGTAATCCCCAGTGTTTCAGAAATTTCCATATAATTTTTATCTTCCAAGTACATAAAGACCAAGGCCTTGTCAATATCTCCTAACTGCCTAACTGCCTTGTACATCAACTTAAGCTGTTGTTCCTCCGTCTCATCGTATTCGTCGGCTTTTATTTTATAAATTACAGACTCATAGTCCTGCGTGTCAACACGTCGCTTAGACTTTCTATACAATGTAATGGCCGTATTCAACGCAACCCGGTACATCCAAGTACTAAATTTGGCTTCGCCCCTAAATTTTGGATAGGCCTTCCACAGCTGAATGGTTATTTCCTGAAACAAATCGTTATGAGAATCGCGGTCGTTTGTATACAACGTACAGACCTTGTGAACAATGTTTTGATTGTCCTGCAGTTCCGTCACAAATTGATGTTCCAGCTCTTTATTCACGCTTGGTTGGTAGTTCTTACGAGATAAGTGTGTACAGGGTTCTTTTTGTTACAACAAAAAGGAAGTTTTTATTGTTACATAGCCGCCAGTAGCCAGTAGCCAGTAGCCAGTAACCAGTAGACAGTAGCCATTAGCAGTAACCGTTCGACTTTACTAATTTCTATAGTCCAACGCCGGTGACCGTTCACCCAGCAAAGGAATATATTTAAAATCCGTTCCTCTTCGGTCCACGAATTCTTTCCTGGCCTCACTGACTAATTGTTTGTTCTTGAATAGATCAATAGCCGTAAGTGTTAGTGTTTTTGCCGCTATCATCATTCCCTTGTTGCCTATAGAGGTTCCGCCCGCCGCAACGGCCTGCCAGCTATGCGCGGGAGTACCTGGCACCCACGTAGAGGCGCTCATACCTACCGTGGGTACAGCAAAACTAACATCTCCAACATCCGTTGAGCCAAAAGCTTTTGCTTCCGTTTTATAAGGCTGTATCTTTTTAGCGGTATCACTGTCAACACCGTCTTGGCCTAAACTCTTGGCAATTTTATCCGCGAATATCTTTTCTTCAGGCGTGTACTCCATGCCACCGATTTTGGATAGATTATCGTGCATTAATTTTTGTAATGTCAGGTTCGGCAGTAGTTCATGGGTTCCGCCGATCATTTCATAATCCATAGTCGTACCTGTACCTAAAGCGGCTCCTTCGGCAGCTTTAACGATACGGTCAAAAATCTCGATGACTACATCCCTCGTATTGTGGCGCGCATAGTAATACACTTCTGCAAAATCTGGAACTACGTTCGGAGCTTTTCCGCCATCTGTGATTACATAATGAATTCTGGCTTTTTCAGGGATGTGCTCTCGCATCATGTTCACCATCATGTTCATGGCCTCCACGCCATCTAAAGAGGAGCGACCCATTTCTGGAGATGCCGCGGCATGGGCGGATACACCGTAAAAACGAAATTTAGCCGATTTATTGGCCAACGCAGCTCCCGCACTGGCCGCATTTTGAGCTCCGGGATGCCAATGAAGGGCAACATCTACATCATTAAAAAGTCCTTCTCGTACCATGTAGACTTTTCCAGAACCACCTTCTTCGGCAGGAGTTCCATAAAAACGAATGGTCCCTTGCATCTTATTGGCCTTTAGCCAGTCCTTGGTAGCGATTGCGGCAGCAGTAGAGGCCGTGCCGAACAGGTGATGTCCACAGGCATGCCCCGCTACTTTTCCGGCTGATTTTTTTTCGGCTACTGCTTGTTGGGATAATCCGGGCAAGGCATCATACTCGCCCATAATCCCGATTACGGGATTTCCACTACCATATTCCGCAATAAAGGCCGTAGGTATTCCGGCAACGCCTGTTTTTATGGTAAAGCCTTCATCTTCCAGTGTTTTTTGAAGTAAAGCAGAACTTTTAACCTCTTGATAACCCATTTCGGCCAAACCCCAAATCTCTTGAGCTATGTTGGCATAGGTCTCGCTTTTGGCATCTAATCTTTTTAAAACATCATCCGTTGTTTTTTGAGCCTGTACGGTATACTGGGATACGAGTAAGAAAACTAAGATGTAAAGGGATTTGTACATTTTTGTTGGTATTTGAAATTAGCTTCTAAATATACTAAAAACCCCATATTCTTTTTTCAATGGAAGAAGGTTTGTTTAATTTTGTACGTAAGATTTAAATTATGAACATACCGCAGTCCAATTATCCAAGAATCGTTATTGTGGGAGGTGGTTTTGGCGGCATTTCCTTAGCTCAAAAACTAAGTAAAAAAGAAGTTCAGGTAGTGCTTCTGGATAAAAACAACTATCACACTTTTCAGCCTTTATTATATCAAGTTTCTACGGGTGGTCTGGAACCGGATTCCATTGCCTATCCTTTACGTAAGGTTTTGATCGGTTATGATAATTTCTTCTTTAGACTTGCTGAGGTAAAGGAAATACAGCCAGAAAAGAAGGTGTTAAGTACTTCCATAGGGGAAGTGAGTTATGATTATTTGGTTGTTGCCACCGGCTCGGAGACCAATTTCTTCGGGAACAAAGAGTTAGAAAAAAATGCGATGGCAATGAAATCCATTCCGCAATCCTTAAACCTTAGAAGTCTGATTCTCGAAAATTTTGAACAAGCCCTTTTAACGGACGATTACCATGAGCGAGATGCCCTAATGAATTTTGTTATTGTGGGTGGCGGACCAACAGGTGTGGAATTGGCAGGCGCCTTGGCCGAAATAAAAAAGGGAATTCTACCTAAGGATTATCCTGATTTGGATACGCGGAGGGCACAAATCAATTTAGTACAGGGAGGCGACCGACTTCTAGATGCCATGAGTGCTAATGCTTCTGAAAAATCAGAACAATTTTTAGAAAAACTGGGCGTGCAAGTTTGGAAAAACACTAGAGTTACCGGCTACGATGGTAAAACGGTAACCACCAAAACCGATTTAACCTTTGACACGGCGACCCTTGTTTGGGCGGCCGGTGTAATGGGAGCAACGATTAAGGGTTTAGATGCAAAAGAATTACTGGCCGGCGGTAACCGATTGAATGTGAACGAATTTAATCAGGTAGAAGGATATCCCGAGATATTTGCCATTGGTGATATTGCCTGCATGCAAAGTGAGGATTATCCAAGAGGGCATCCTATGATGGCACAACCGGCCATACAGCAAGGAAAGCATCTTGGTGAAAACCTGGTGCGTTTAATAGATGGAAAATCCCTGAAACCTTTTTCCTATCTGGATAAAGGCAGTATGGCAACAGTAGGTAGGAATAAAGCGGTGGTAGACTTGAAAAACCTTAAATTTCAAGGGGTTTTTGCTTGGTTCGTTTGGATGTTCGTGCACCTATTTTTCTTGATAGGCTTTAGAAATAGGGTAGTGGTCTTTGTAAATTGGGTGTATAATTATGTGCGCTTTGACCGTGAAGCAAGACTAATCATTAGGCCTTTTAAAAGAAATTATAGTCAATTCAAAGATTAGTCAATTGTATACAGCATGGCATGATAAGGGCGTACTTTAAATACGCCGTCTTTTACATGTACTACGGCATCATCGTTTGCCAAGAGTAATTTTGCATTCTGACCCTTGAACTGCTCTAAAGTTAGTATTTCCCGTTCCCTAGAAAAACTAAGAAGAATTAAATATTTGTCTTCTTCTAAAGTTCTCGTGTAGGCATAAACCCGTTCATTGTCCGGTGCAAGGAGTTCATAACTCCCATAGATGAGGGCTAAATGATCTTTCCTGATTTGAACCATTTTACGGAAATAGTTCAAAACCGAGCCCCTATCATTTTCCTGTGATGCTACATTGATACCTTCTGCATAGTTATCGTTTACCTTGATCCATGGTTTTTCGTCTGAAAATCCCGCATTTTTAGAGGTGTCCCATTGCATGGGGGTTCTAGCATTATCTCTACTGGCATCTTTTTCATTTTCGATAAAAGCAGATACATCTCCACCTACATTCTTAACGCTTGCATATCTGTTCAGGGTATTAATGTCCTTGTAATCGGTAATATTTTGAAATCTAATATTCGTCATACCTATTTCTTCTCCGTAATAAAAATAGGGAGTGCCCCTCATGGTCAATAAAAACGTTTGAAGCATGGTCGCGGAGTTGTACCAATGTGTTTTGGAATCGTCTCCCCATCTACTTACACTTCTGGGAAAATCGTGATTGTTAAGATACATACTACCCCAGCCTTTTTCAGAAAAAACAGCATCCCAATCGGTATGTATTTTTTTAAACTCCGTAAGTTTCCATTTATCTTTTCGCATCATGAAAACTTCGTCTCCATCGCGGTCTAGGGACATCAAATCAAAATGGAAAAACATGTTCAGTTCCTTTCGGTCTTCGTCTACAAAGTCCAATGCGTTTTTTAAAGTAACTCCTGGAGCTTCTCCAACCGTCATCACATCATACTTAGAAAGTACTTCGTTGTTCATTTCATTGAGGTATTCGTGTAAATTTGGTCCGTTAGCATAAAAGGGGACAAAGTTTCCCTCGTATTCCTGGGGAAGCTCTGGGTAGTTCGTGTCTTTTGAAATAAAGGATATTACATCCATACGGAAACCATCTACGCCTTTCTCGAACCAAAAACGCATGGCATTGTATACTTCTTCCCTAAGTTTTGGATTCTCCCACTTTAAATCGGGTTGCTTCTCGGAAAAGTAATGCAGGTAGTATGCATTGGTGGTCTCGTCATATTTCCATGCATTGCCCTCCACATCAAAATAACTCCACCTTTTTGGCGGTATGCCTTTTTCGGCTGGCCACCAATGGTAATAATCCCTAAAAGGATTATCCCTGGACTTGCGAGATTCTACAAACCATTGGTGTTCATCGCTACTATGGTTAACCACAAGGTCCATGACGAGTTTTAGACCTCTTTGCTTCATTTCTTCAAGAAGCTGGTCAAAATCTTCCATGGTTCCAAACTCGGACATAATACCTCTGTAGTCACTTATGTCGTAACCGTTATCATCGTTTGGTGAGGTGTATACCGGGTTGAGCCAAATAATGGTCACCCCTAGGCTTTTTATATAATCCAAACGCTTAATTATACCCTGTAAATCACCTATTCCGTTACCTGTAGTATCCTGAAAACTTCTAGGGTAGATTTGATATACGATACCTTCTTTCCACCACAATCTTTCTAAATGCTCTTTCAATTCGGCCAATTTTTTTATAAATATATTGTTTTGGTTATTAAAAAAAGAGAATCAAAAAGGATAAGCGACACTATAACGATGGAGTTGTTTTCTTATGAATGTTAAATACAGTATAATCTCGTTAAATGATTCATAAAAATGGATAGTCGTTTTATTTTTTAGAATAGCTTTAAAGTGGTTGAACTTCTAAAAAGGGCTTATGTGGAAAATACATTCTTTTCTCTGTTTGTTTGTCATTTTACAATATGGCTTCTCGCAAAACCGGGAGAACGCTTCGGCAATATCGGATGCTGAACCGAAATTGACACGCTCTACTTTTTCGTATCCCTTATTTTTAGATGATGAAGAGCATAGCTCTTTTTTGGTAAGGTATAGGCTCTCCGATAAGACCAGCGCAGAACTAAGAACCTTTTACGATACCTATAGAGCTACAAATCGTGTACGTTCCAATTTTCGGTTTAAACAGTGTTTGAACAAGAAATTATACCTGTACTCAGGACTGGAAATAGAAGCGGAGATAAATAAATATCCTCATGTAAAACAACAACCACCAAGAGTAGGACTCATTAATGGTCTGGGCTATGAGGTAAACAAAAGTTTTGTGATAGAAGGTGGATCAAATATTCAGATAAACAATTCTCCTATGGGTGTTTTTGGTGAACGCGATATTCCAATGCCGCAAGTTTATACGCTAGGCGGTAAAATCAAATTTTGAAGGCTATTTTCTAGGATGAAATTTATTCATCACTTCAGCTAAGTGACTCCTATCAACATGCATATATACCTCCGTTGTAGTAATACTTTCGTGTCCTAACATTTGTTGTATAGACCTAAGGTCTGCCCCATTTTCCAATAAATGCGTCGCAAAGGAGTGTCTAAAGGTATGTGGACTTATATTTTTGCGAAGCCCTATGTGCTCAGCCAAATCCTTGACTATGGTAAACACCATGGCACGTGTAAGCTGTTTACCTCTTCTGTTCAGAAAAAGAATATCTTGAAAACCCTCTTGGATTTTTAGGTGAATACGAACCTCGTCTTTGTAAATATTGATATATTTTTTATTGATGTTGCTTATGGGCACAAACCTTTGTTTATTGCCTTTGCCGGTAACTTTGATAAAGTCTTCTTCAAAATAAAGGTCGGAAATTTTGAGTCCGATTAGCTCCGAAACACGTAGGCCACAGCCGTATAATGTTTCTAACATTGCTCGGTTTCGTTCTCCTTCTTTCTTACTTAAATCAATGGCGGCAATGAGTTGGTTTATTTCGTTTTCTGAAATCGTATCTGGAAGCTTACGTCCAATTTTTGGAGACTCTATGAGGTCTAAGGGATTGTTGTCCCGGTAATCCTCAAAGACCAAATAGATGAAGAAACTTTTAAGTCCGGAAATAATACGCGCTTGGGACCTGGGATTAACCTCTTTAGCAATTTCATAAACAAAGCGCTCCACCGTGTCTTTATGAATGTCCAAGGGAGAATCTTTTAACTTATTGGTCTCAAGAAATTTCACTAATTTCTCTATATCCCAAACATAGTTTTTTATAGAGTTATCCGCTAACCCTCTTTCTATTTTAAGGTAGGATTTAAAGTCTTTTAGGGCATGTTCCCAATTCATTGACCAATAGTTGTTTTCTAAAAAATTTGACTATTATTTAGGAAAGATAGGTCGAAAATTACAAATGCAAAGCCTCTGAATAATAAAGATTTATATCTTTAACGCTTCAATCTAAAACACACTTTAAAATGAAAAAATTACTATTTGTTACGGTATTACTCTCCTTAATGGCCTATAAATCAAAGGCTCAGGATGGAATGAGGTTTGGAGCAAAAGCAGGACTTAATGTTTCCTCTTTGGGTGGCGATGCTGTTTATAGCTACGACGCTAAATTAGGATTCCACGCCGGCGGCGTGCTGGAAATTCCTTTTTCAGACAAGATAATCATCCAACCGGAAGCGCTTATCTCTTTACAGGGAAGTGGTGGCTTTTTTCAGGATGATTTAAATTTTGTGTATTTGTCCATTCCTGTCGTTGCCAAGTATAATGTGTGGGACGCCTTGTATATTGAGGCCGGACCACAAGTGGGTCTTCTACTATCCAATAATTTAGATGGAAATACTTTTGGTACGGGTCAGAATTTTGATGAGACGAACGGGCTAGACCTTGGGCTCACCGTTGGCGCAGGGTATCGTTTAAATGAAAATTTTTACTTCCAAGCTAGGTTTGCTGCGGGCTTTATAAACGCTATTGAGGATGTCACCTCCAAAAATAGAGTTTTTCAAGTATCGGCAGTATATTTTTTCTAAACTAGGATGAGATTATTTAGAAAAGCGAGAGGTGTACCTCTCGCTTTTTTTGATGTGGAGGATAGTCGAGGTTTAAAATGTTCTGATGTTTGCGTGGGGATAAATGTTGACTTTCTTTCTAATGCTTGGAGGTCATTCACCAGTATTCTAATTCTGTTTTCTTCATAAAATGAGTGTTTTACAACGAAATTCAGGGCGATTACAACTTTTATTATCAGACCGTGATTAAGGTGTTATGTTTACATGACAATCAAACCTATAAAATCAAATGAAAACATTTTATATAGCCATCTGTCTCTTGGTCGCTTCTTTTTCAGCTGAAGCGCAAATAGACAGAACTAATTTTAGGGCTGGCGTCAACGCCGGACTCGTGGTAGGCGATTTTTCCGAAGCTTACAGTCTTACATTAGGTGTAGATATTTATCAACATTGGGGTGTGTCAAAAGAACTGGACTTAGGAATCGCCACAGGTTTTTCCAATGCCTTTGGAGAAAAGGAATCTTCTTCGGTTGGTGGTGTAACCGTCCAAACCGAATTTGACAATGCACAGTTCATTCCGGTTGCCGGGTCCTTACGCATTTATCCAACTTCCGGGTTTAAGATAGGTGCGGACGTGGGATACGCCATTGGCCTCAATGAAGGTAATGATGGCGGCTTTTACTATAGGCCAAGTATGGGCGTAGATGTAAGTGGAGGTTC
This genomic window from Maribacter sp. MJ134 contains:
- a CDS encoding peptidylprolyl isomerase; its protein translation is MRLLYYFLTITALSILCSGCKDSPKKSESDAKQPVTTIDSVKRKEEKLVSEIQKDTFKLTEENAIDFFFEYQQNLKTTKVKMTTKFGSFVIQLYDNVPYHKANFIYLTKKGYFDYTQFHRVVKDFIIQGGNSDDKKTAQKRRDIGRYLLPPDTRKGYRHHRGTVSMPSSEINNPHMLASPYEFFIVVTKPGSYHLDGDFTPFGKVIEGMDVVDEINRQPVGKGDWPSQNIYIQKAEVVE
- a CDS encoding NUDIX hydrolase yields the protein MNFSIFEARLSKIKNLSLPGEASHFKMAPEERIEELLKDKFKKKNLRKAAVMALFYPDANHETKILCILRKTYKGVHSNQVAFPGGKVETTDRDLMETALRETHEEVGVHPSNVNVISEITKVYIPPSNFEVQPFIGLYPSPKPFVIQESEVEALLEISLVDFLQDHNVVSKKLSTSYASEMEVPAFKLNDYIVWGATAMMMSEIKDLLKQVL
- a CDS encoding lysophospholipid acyltransferase family protein; amino-acid sequence: MGLFKKNPFGHNLFLKKWLIRVLALLSHQRYKRFNTLDIEGSEIIRGLPDTNVLFVSNHQTYFADVVAMFHVFNASLSGREDSIKNLGYIWQPKLNMYYVAAAETMKKSLLTKILAYAGSISVQRTWRSEGQDVNRQVKMSDISNIGTALEDGWVITFPQGTTTPWKPLRKGTAHIIKKYKPLVVPVVIDGFRRSFDKKGLRVKKKGILQSMVIKEPLEIDYENESTEAIIEKLEYAIEQHPSFLKVISEKELLAYEEENKMRKWRNG
- a CDS encoding RNA polymerase sigma factor; amino-acid sequence: MNKELEHQFVTELQDNQNIVHKVCTLYTNDRDSHNDLFQEITIQLWKAYPKFRGEAKFSTWMYRVALNTAITLYRKSKRRVDTQDYESVIYKIKADEYDETEEQQLKLMYKAVRQLGDIDKALVFMYLEDKNYMEISETLGITEVNARVKMNRIKNKLRTILNP
- a CDS encoding amidohydrolase, whose amino-acid sequence is MYKSLYILVFLLVSQYTVQAQKTTDDVLKRLDAKSETYANIAQEIWGLAEMGYQEVKSSALLQKTLEDEGFTIKTGVAGIPTAFIAEYGSGNPVIGIMGEYDALPGLSQQAVAEKKSAGKVAGHACGHHLFGTASTAAAIATKDWLKANKMQGTIRFYGTPAEEGGSGKVYMVREGLFNDVDVALHWHPGAQNAASAGAALANKSAKFRFYGVSAHAAASPEMGRSSLDGVEAMNMMVNMMREHIPEKARIHYVITDGGKAPNVVPDFAEVYYYARHNTRDVVIEIFDRIVKAAEGAALGTGTTMDYEMIGGTHELLPNLTLQKLMHDNLSKIGGMEYTPEEKIFADKIAKSLGQDGVDSDTAKKIQPYKTEAKAFGSTDVGDVSFAVPTVGMSASTWVPGTPAHSWQAVAAGGTSIGNKGMMIAAKTLTLTAIDLFKNKQLVSEARKEFVDRRGTDFKYIPLLGERSPALDYRN
- a CDS encoding NAD(P)/FAD-dependent oxidoreductase — translated: MNIPQSNYPRIVIVGGGFGGISLAQKLSKKEVQVVLLDKNNYHTFQPLLYQVSTGGLEPDSIAYPLRKVLIGYDNFFFRLAEVKEIQPEKKVLSTSIGEVSYDYLVVATGSETNFFGNKELEKNAMAMKSIPQSLNLRSLILENFEQALLTDDYHERDALMNFVIVGGGPTGVELAGALAEIKKGILPKDYPDLDTRRAQINLVQGGDRLLDAMSANASEKSEQFLEKLGVQVWKNTRVTGYDGKTVTTKTDLTFDTATLVWAAGVMGATIKGLDAKELLAGGNRLNVNEFNQVEGYPEIFAIGDIACMQSEDYPRGHPMMAQPAIQQGKHLGENLVRLIDGKSLKPFSYLDKGSMATVGRNKAVVDLKNLKFQGVFAWFVWMFVHLFFLIGFRNRVVVFVNWVYNYVRFDREARLIIRPFKRNYSQFKD
- a CDS encoding glycoside hydrolase family 13 protein, whose protein sequence is MKEHLERLWWKEGIVYQIYPRSFQDTTGNGIGDLQGIIKRLDYIKSLGVTIIWLNPVYTSPNDDNGYDISDYRGIMSEFGTMEDFDQLLEEMKQRGLKLVMDLVVNHSSDEHQWFVESRKSRDNPFRDYYHWWPAEKGIPPKRWSYFDVEGNAWKYDETTNAYYLHYFSEKQPDLKWENPKLREEVYNAMRFWFEKGVDGFRMDVISFISKDTNYPELPQEYEGNFVPFYANGPNLHEYLNEMNNEVLSKYDVMTVGEAPGVTLKNALDFVDEDRKELNMFFHFDLMSLDRDGDEVFMMRKDKWKLTEFKKIHTDWDAVFSEKGWGSMYLNNHDFPRSVSRWGDDSKTHWYNSATMLQTFLLTMRGTPYFYYGEEIGMTNIRFQNITDYKDINTLNRYASVKNVGGDVSAFIENEKDASRDNARTPMQWDTSKNAGFSDEKPWIKVNDNYAEGINVASQENDRGSVLNYFRKMVQIRKDHLALIYGSYELLAPDNERVYAYTRTLEEDKYLILLSFSREREILTLEQFKGQNAKLLLANDDAVVHVKDGVFKVRPYHAMLYTID
- the xerD gene encoding site-specific tyrosine recombinase XerD: MNWEHALKDFKSYLKIERGLADNSIKNYVWDIEKLVKFLETNKLKDSPLDIHKDTVERFVYEIAKEVNPRSQARIISGLKSFFIYLVFEDYRDNNPLDLIESPKIGRKLPDTISENEINQLIAAIDLSKKEGERNRAMLETLYGCGLRVSELIGLKISDLYFEEDFIKVTGKGNKQRFVPISNINKKYINIYKDEVRIHLKIQEGFQDILFLNRRGKQLTRAMVFTIVKDLAEHIGLRKNISPHTFRHSFATHLLENGADLRSIQQMLGHESITTTEVYMHVDRSHLAEVMNKFHPRK
- a CDS encoding porin family protein, giving the protein MKKLLFVTVLLSLMAYKSKAQDGMRFGAKAGLNVSSLGGDAVYSYDAKLGFHAGGVLEIPFSDKIIIQPEALISLQGSGGFFQDDLNFVYLSIPVVAKYNVWDALYIEAGPQVGLLLSNNLDGNTFGTGQNFDETNGLDLGLTVGAGYRLNENFYFQARFAAGFINAIEDVTSKNRVFQVSAVYFF